A genomic region of Caulobacter vibrioides contains the following coding sequences:
- the bcerS gene encoding ceramide synthase, producing MPFDSTNADLSVIPVKTPAELKRFIALPARLNAKDPNWITPLFMERTDALTPKTNPFFDHAEVQLFLATRGGRDVGRISAQIDQLTPQPTEGRLDGHFGMIAAEDDAAVFNVLFRAAEDWLRARGRTHAVGPFNLSINEEVGLLVWGFDTPPMVLMGHDPVYAGLRVEEQGYAKAQDLFAYKADETGDIPEIAQRRVKRGLPSGVVLRQLDMSRYDQEVQTLTEILNDAWSDNWGFTPTTEAETRQLAKSLKQVIDQRLVWFSEIDGEAAGVVVFLPNVNEAIADLKGKLLPFGWAKLLWRLKVKGVKSARIPLMGVKKRFQTSQRGRMLPFWMMKASRDMAMSLGYNRYEISWVLEANKAMTHIAENVGGTHYKTYRVYEKAL from the coding sequence ATGCCTTTCGACTCCACCAACGCCGACCTCTCGGTCATCCCGGTCAAGACGCCCGCCGAGCTCAAGCGCTTCATCGCCCTGCCCGCGCGCCTGAACGCCAAGGACCCGAACTGGATCACGCCGCTGTTCATGGAGCGGACCGACGCCCTGACCCCGAAGACCAATCCGTTCTTCGACCATGCCGAGGTGCAGCTGTTCCTTGCGACCCGAGGCGGCCGCGACGTGGGCCGGATCAGCGCCCAGATCGACCAGCTGACCCCGCAGCCCACGGAGGGACGGCTCGACGGCCACTTCGGCATGATCGCCGCCGAGGACGATGCGGCGGTGTTCAACGTGCTGTTCCGCGCCGCCGAGGATTGGCTTCGCGCCCGGGGACGCACCCACGCGGTCGGGCCCTTCAACCTGTCGATCAACGAAGAGGTCGGCCTGCTGGTCTGGGGCTTCGACACCCCGCCGATGGTCTTGATGGGCCACGACCCGGTCTATGCCGGCCTGCGCGTCGAGGAGCAGGGCTACGCCAAGGCCCAGGACCTCTTCGCCTACAAGGCCGACGAGACCGGCGACATCCCCGAAATCGCCCAGCGCCGGGTCAAGAGGGGCCTGCCCTCGGGCGTGGTGCTGCGCCAGCTGGACATGAGCCGCTACGACCAGGAGGTCCAGACCCTCACCGAGATCCTCAACGACGCCTGGTCGGACAACTGGGGCTTCACCCCCACCACCGAAGCCGAGACCCGGCAGCTCGCCAAGTCCCTGAAGCAGGTGATCGACCAGCGGCTCGTCTGGTTCTCCGAGATCGACGGCGAGGCGGCCGGCGTGGTGGTCTTCCTGCCCAACGTCAACGAGGCGATCGCCGACCTGAAGGGCAAGCTGCTGCCATTCGGCTGGGCCAAGCTCTTGTGGCGCCTGAAGGTCAAGGGTGTGAAGTCCGCCCGGATCCCGCTGATGGGCGTGAAGAAGCGGTTCCAGACCAGCCAGCGCGGCCGTATGTTGCCGTTCTGGATGATGAAGGCCAGCCGCGACATGGCGATGAGCCTGGGCTATAATCGCTATGAAATCTCGTGGGTTCTGGAAGCTAACAAGGCCATGACCCACATCGCCGAGAACGTCGGCGGGACGCACTACAAGACCTATCGCGTTTACGAGAAGGCCCTGTGA
- a CDS encoding nucleotidyltransferase family protein has product MIQPFKALILAGSRPGEVDPAAAYAGVAHKGLIVLQGQTLLARVLGAVEAAGASEIGVSANDEAIKAALAGSRAQALPTAEGPSQSVADAAGRLGFPLLITTVDHALLKPEWITQFLADTPDWAEVAVLLAPEARVQAAAPQTKRTYLKFRDGRYSGCNLFLLRDERAMGVVRLWRKVEALRKQPWKIAAMLGPSFLLRYALGLLTLDQAVAQLGALADVKAAAVRAHDGLAAVDVDKPSDLDLVRELLGEA; this is encoded by the coding sequence GTGATCCAGCCTTTCAAGGCGCTGATCCTGGCGGGATCCCGCCCCGGGGAAGTCGATCCTGCGGCGGCCTATGCCGGCGTCGCCCACAAGGGCCTGATCGTGCTACAGGGCCAGACCCTGCTGGCGCGGGTGCTGGGCGCGGTGGAGGCGGCCGGCGCGTCCGAGATCGGCGTCAGCGCCAATGACGAGGCGATCAAGGCGGCACTGGCGGGATCGCGCGCCCAAGCCCTCCCCACCGCCGAAGGCCCAAGCCAAAGCGTCGCCGACGCCGCCGGACGGCTGGGCTTTCCGCTGCTGATCACCACGGTCGACCACGCGCTGCTCAAGCCCGAATGGATCACTCAGTTCCTGGCCGACACCCCCGACTGGGCCGAGGTCGCGGTGCTCTTGGCCCCCGAGGCGCGGGTCCAGGCCGCCGCGCCGCAGACCAAGCGCACCTACTTGAAGTTCCGCGACGGTCGCTATTCGGGCTGCAACCTGTTCCTGCTGCGCGACGAGCGGGCGATGGGCGTGGTGCGCCTGTGGCGAAAGGTCGAGGCCCTGCGCAAGCAGCCCTGGAAGATCGCCGCCATGCTGGGCCCGAGCTTCCTGCTACGCTACGCGCTGGGCCTGCTGACCCTGGATCAGGCCGTGGCGCAGCTGGGCGCCTTGGCCGACGTCAAGGCCGCCGCCGTGCGGGCGCACGACGGCTTGGCCGCCGTCGATGTCGACAAGCCGTCGGACCTTGATTTGGTTCGAGAGCTTTTGGGCGAGGCCTAG
- a CDS encoding HIT family protein, with the protein MTNPTALAFGYPASKVAETDHWLVLVRPKQPTFGSLVLVCKEAVQAFSDVSPAAFADLQVAVAGIERLLKSQVDYEKINYLMLMMVDKDVHFHVLPRYAGARTDEGVAFPDAGWPAAPALGTAVELAPDAVERLAARFAKAWNPA; encoded by the coding sequence ATGACTAATCCCACCGCCCTGGCGTTCGGCTACCCCGCCTCGAAGGTCGCCGAGACCGATCACTGGCTCGTCCTGGTTCGCCCCAAGCAGCCGACGTTTGGGTCTTTGGTTCTGGTGTGCAAGGAAGCTGTCCAGGCGTTCTCGGACGTGAGTCCGGCCGCGTTCGCGGACCTGCAGGTAGCCGTCGCCGGGATCGAACGCCTGCTCAAAAGCCAAGTCGACTACGAGAAGATCAACTACCTGATGCTGATGATGGTCGACAAGGACGTCCACTTCCACGTGCTGCCGCGCTACGCCGGCGCGCGGACGGACGAAGGCGTTGCGTTCCCCGACGCCGGCTGGCCCGCCGCCCCAGCCCTGGGGACGGCTGTCGAACTGGCCCCGGACGCCGTTGAGCGCCTGGCCGCGCGTTTCGCCAAGGCTTGGAACCCAGCGTGA
- a CDS encoding LptF/LptG family permease — translation MKLQLYVLRTVATRILGAALILMSVLQILDLLDVTSDILDRGLGMSGVAYYAALRLPRLFEQVAPIAVLAGGLFAFSQLARESAVVAMRASGISGYRIVAMAVPAVVAVMLIDALCGQVLAPRADPTLADWWRNTTPAAERKEPAPRTFRAGADLVIGANASADGRTILGVTIFRRDAKGILVERIEASTARFDGEAWTLQQPKTTRFAGDLAQASTAASTSWPTALRPQDVQGLFGDDAMPTAASARRALENGGSDRPESFYATHFQAAFASPFVSLVMLLLSAPVALANFRSGQGGVLLTGGLAAGLMFLVANGMLTALGESGALAPFLAVWAAPAIFGALAVRTFLALEG, via the coding sequence ATGAAGCTGCAGCTCTATGTCCTGCGGACCGTCGCCACCCGCATCCTTGGCGCGGCCTTGATCCTGATGTCGGTCCTGCAGATCCTGGACCTGTTGGACGTCACCAGCGACATCCTCGACCGGGGCCTGGGCATGTCCGGGGTCGCCTACTACGCCGCCCTGCGTCTGCCGCGCCTGTTCGAACAGGTTGCGCCGATCGCGGTGCTGGCCGGTGGGCTGTTCGCCTTCTCGCAACTGGCCCGCGAAAGCGCAGTCGTCGCGATGCGCGCCAGCGGGATCTCCGGCTATCGGATCGTCGCTATGGCCGTTCCGGCGGTCGTGGCGGTGATGCTGATCGACGCCCTGTGCGGCCAGGTCCTGGCCCCGCGCGCCGATCCCACGCTCGCCGACTGGTGGCGGAACACGACCCCCGCAGCGGAGCGCAAGGAGCCTGCGCCCCGCACGTTCCGGGCGGGCGCGGACCTGGTCATCGGCGCCAACGCCTCGGCGGACGGCCGCACAATCCTGGGCGTCACCATCTTCCGCCGCGACGCAAAGGGCATCCTCGTCGAGCGGATCGAGGCCTCCACCGCCCGCTTCGACGGCGAGGCCTGGACCTTGCAACAACCCAAGACCACCCGCTTCGCCGGCGATCTGGCGCAAGCTTCCACCGCCGCCTCGACGTCGTGGCCCACCGCCCTGCGCCCGCAAGACGTCCAGGGCCTGTTTGGCGATGACGCCATGCCCACGGCCGCGTCAGCGCGGCGGGCGCTCGAAAATGGCGGCTCGGATCGACCCGAAAGCTTCTACGCCACCCATTTCCAGGCCGCCTTCGCCAGCCCCTTCGTCTCGCTGGTGATGCTGCTGCTGAGCGCGCCGGTCGCCCTGGCCAACTTCCGTAGCGGACAGGGCGGCGTGCTGCTTACGGGCGGCCTGGCCGCCGGCCTGATGTTCCTGGTCGCTAACGGCATGTTGACCGCCCTGGGCGAGTCCGGCGCGCTGGCGCCCTTCCTGGCCGTGTGGGCCGCCCCCGCGATCTTCGGCGCGCTCGCCGTCCGAACCTTCTTGGCCCTGGAGGGGTGA
- a CDS encoding LptF/LptG family permease, whose amino-acid sequence MSAKDLTNRGPRLIDRYLLRLLFWPLVACLGVTVIALLLERILRLLDVLSQSSARFGYVAQLAANLVPHYLGLALPVAFFVALFIVIVKLSDGSEIDALLASGQSLERIAVPFVAVGLCLSVFSIIVFGYMQPYSRYAFRAVMHTAINAGWNGRLAGGAFIDDQGSLLTADSADIAGQRLTRVFIRRLDAKGQEEIITAASADLKMDPDGKTITMDLRDGRRIAHDVNGTYRNLAFNSLTTQTPLSAAAVLLRARGGDERELTMGELRRQANSPNPVVSKSTLLGEYYGRLARAAFLPFLPLLAFPLGLASKRGNRAPGLIMAGLLLLAFQHSLLLGQGMAKAGTAAAFPAIWIPFSLFAALSVWLFVGSRTRPGDTPVSRLVRRINNLVTRVLRLLPQPKKRQAA is encoded by the coding sequence GTGAGCGCCAAGGATCTGACCAACCGCGGCCCGCGCCTGATCGATCGCTATCTGCTGCGCCTGTTGTTCTGGCCGCTGGTCGCGTGCCTGGGCGTCACGGTGATCGCGCTGTTGCTGGAGCGCATCCTGCGCTTGCTCGACGTGCTCTCGCAAAGCAGCGCGCGCTTTGGCTATGTCGCGCAATTGGCGGCCAATCTCGTGCCGCACTATCTGGGTCTGGCCCTGCCGGTGGCCTTCTTCGTGGCCCTGTTCATCGTCATCGTGAAACTGTCCGACGGCTCGGAGATCGACGCCCTGCTGGCCAGCGGCCAATCGCTGGAGCGCATCGCCGTGCCCTTCGTGGCGGTCGGCCTGTGTCTGAGCGTCTTCAGCATCATCGTGTTCGGCTATATGCAGCCCTATAGCCGCTACGCCTTTCGGGCGGTGATGCACACGGCGATCAACGCCGGCTGGAACGGACGCCTGGCGGGCGGCGCCTTCATCGACGACCAGGGCTCGCTGCTGACCGCCGACAGCGCCGACATCGCCGGCCAGCGCCTGACGCGCGTGTTCATCCGCCGCCTCGACGCCAAGGGCCAGGAAGAGATCATCACCGCCGCGTCCGCCGACCTGAAGATGGACCCGGACGGCAAGACCATCACCATGGACCTGCGCGACGGTCGCCGGATCGCCCATGACGTCAACGGCACCTATCGGAACCTGGCCTTCAACAGCTTGACGACCCAGACGCCGCTGTCGGCGGCGGCCGTCCTGTTGCGCGCCCGCGGCGGCGACGAGCGCGAACTGACCATGGGCGAGCTGCGCCGACAGGCCAATTCGCCCAACCCGGTCGTCTCGAAGAGCACCTTGCTCGGCGAATACTATGGCCGCCTGGCCCGCGCCGCCTTCCTGCCGTTCCTGCCGCTTCTGGCCTTCCCGCTGGGCCTGGCCTCGAAACGGGGCAATCGGGCGCCCGGCCTGATCATGGCGGGTCTGCTGCTGCTGGCGTTCCAGCACTCGCTGCTGCTGGGCCAGGGAATGGCCAAGGCCGGCACGGCCGCCGCCTTCCCCGCCATCTGGATCCCCTTCTCACTGTTCGCGGCGCTCAGCGTCTGGCTGTTCGTCGGTAGCCGGACGCGCCCCGGCGACACGCCCGTGTCGCGTCTGGTGCGGCGGATCAACAACCTGGTCACGCGCGTCCTGCGCCTGCTGCCCCAGCCGAAGAAGCGACAAGCCGCATGA
- a CDS encoding NTP transferase domain-containing protein, with protein MQPVKTLILSAGQGKRLSPLTDDRPKCLVELAGRSVLEWQLRHLHQAGVTEAVVVTGFRSDLVEAEVARLSLPGLSVRTLYNPFYSVTDNLATCWLAREEMRGGPFMILNGDTLFEPAIAERLISAPDAPITVSVDRKAGGYDADDMKVLTEGDALRAIGKTITEYDAESIGFLRFNAEGSALFVKTLEAIMRTSEGLKRWYLSVINEIAQNHDVVRVRSIEGLDWAEMDFPEDLVRNRALTAQWAAKEAEAV; from the coding sequence ATGCAGCCGGTTAAGACCCTTATTCTCAGCGCTGGTCAGGGCAAGCGACTGTCGCCTCTGACCGACGACCGGCCCAAGTGCCTGGTCGAGCTGGCCGGTCGCTCCGTGCTGGAATGGCAGCTGCGCCACCTGCATCAGGCGGGCGTCACCGAGGCAGTGGTGGTCACCGGCTTCCGCAGCGACTTGGTCGAGGCCGAGGTCGCGCGCCTGTCGCTGCCGGGCCTGAGCGTGCGTACGCTCTACAACCCGTTCTACAGCGTGACCGATAACCTTGCGACCTGCTGGCTGGCGCGCGAGGAGATGCGCGGCGGGCCGTTCATGATCCTCAACGGCGACACGCTGTTCGAGCCGGCGATCGCCGAGCGCCTGATCAGCGCCCCGGACGCGCCGATCACGGTGAGCGTCGACCGCAAGGCCGGCGGCTACGACGCCGACGACATGAAGGTGCTGACCGAAGGCGACGCCCTGCGCGCCATCGGCAAGACGATCACCGAGTACGACGCCGAGTCGATCGGCTTCCTGCGTTTCAACGCCGAGGGCTCGGCCCTGTTCGTGAAGACGCTTGAGGCGATCATGCGCACGTCCGAGGGCCTGAAGCGCTGGTATCTAAGCGTGATCAACGAGATCGCCCAGAACCATGACGTGGTCCGCGTGCGCTCGATCGAAGGCCTGGACTGGGCCGAGATGGACTTCCCGGAAGACCTCGTCCGCAACCGCGCCCTGACGGCGCAGTGGGCCGCCAAGGAGGCCGAGGCGGTCTAG